One segment of Parvularcula sp. IMCC14364 DNA contains the following:
- a CDS encoding nodulation protein NfeD, which produces MQHARSYRKFFLFLIVAGLASLLLGTLSSLFAQNGGSRNAVVLELNGVVEPTVAGYLSREIETANDTGADLVIIEIDTPGGLVTSMRDIIKSILASDIPVVTFVSPQGSQSASAGLYIMYSAHVSAMAPATNTGAATPVSMGGDGGDGSEEPFFPELEQEEPTEETNDEAPAETTETEPASGETSEETASEGDAGTIREDAQDTLEDRALEEFPADSSEDAMRRKIVNDSVAYIRSLAEKRGRNADWAERAVREAVSVTANEALELNVIDLMAEDLDDLLTQIDGRVVETAAGDVTIATEGMQLTRVEPKLWEVILSIITDPTIAAILLSIGTLGITAEIWNPGSIFPGTVGLICLLLAFYSFQILPFEGLWLAVMGVGVLLIMLEAYTPTFGVSGLFGLALFGVGMWFLFPEDVGRVSPIAIISILAVIGMFLMLMLIALTRTRGHGPLIGAEAIRKREGKVEDWDEEKGEGIVIVDGERWRARSKTPFKPGDIIKVVEVNGLVLDVKSAQGDPGLSRFMPGRGKPQGA; this is translated from the coding sequence ATGCAACACGCGCGTAGTTATCGCAAGTTCTTCCTGTTCCTGATAGTGGCGGGCCTGGCGTCACTATTGCTCGGCACGCTCAGCAGTCTTTTCGCACAAAATGGCGGCAGTCGTAACGCCGTGGTGCTGGAACTGAACGGCGTTGTTGAGCCGACCGTCGCTGGCTACCTCAGCCGCGAAATCGAGACGGCCAATGATACCGGCGCAGATCTGGTGATCATCGAAATTGACACTCCGGGCGGGCTCGTCACCTCCATGCGTGATATTATCAAGAGTATCTTGGCATCAGACATCCCGGTGGTGACTTTTGTCTCGCCGCAGGGCTCTCAGTCGGCCAGCGCCGGATTGTATATAATGTATTCCGCCCATGTCTCGGCCATGGCCCCGGCGACGAATACGGGCGCGGCAACACCGGTGAGTATGGGCGGTGACGGCGGCGATGGGAGCGAGGAGCCGTTTTTCCCGGAGCTTGAGCAGGAAGAGCCTACCGAGGAAACAAATGACGAAGCACCTGCTGAGACAACCGAAACGGAACCTGCTTCAGGCGAGACCAGCGAAGAGACAGCCTCCGAAGGCGATGCCGGGACCATTCGCGAAGATGCCCAGGATACGCTGGAAGACCGTGCGCTTGAGGAATTCCCGGCTGATTCCAGCGAAGATGCCATGCGCCGCAAGATCGTGAATGATTCTGTTGCTTACATCCGCTCGCTTGCTGAAAAGCGCGGTCGCAATGCCGACTGGGCCGAGCGCGCGGTGCGGGAAGCTGTCAGCGTCACCGCCAATGAGGCGCTGGAACTCAATGTCATTGACCTGATGGCAGAGGACCTGGACGACCTCCTGACACAGATTGATGGTCGCGTGGTCGAGACAGCTGCCGGAGACGTCACGATTGCGACGGAAGGGATGCAACTGACACGGGTCGAGCCGAAATTGTGGGAAGTGATCCTTTCCATCATCACCGACCCGACCATCGCCGCTATTCTTCTATCCATCGGCACGCTCGGCATTACCGCAGAAATCTGGAACCCCGGCTCAATTTTCCCCGGCACGGTCGGCCTAATCTGCCTGTTGCTGGCATTTTATTCTTTCCAGATATTACCCTTTGAAGGCCTTTGGCTCGCCGTGATGGGGGTCGGCGTGCTTCTAATCATGCTCGAAGCTTACACCCCCACTTTTGGCGTTTCCGGTCTTTTCGGTCTGGCATTATTTGGCGTCGGAATGTGGTTCCTGTTCCCTGAAGATGTGGGAAGAGTATCGCCAATAGCCATCATTTCTATTTTGGCCGTAATAGGGATGTTCCTCATGCTCATGCTCATCGCCTTGACGCGAACGCGCGGGCACGGCCCGCTGATCGGGGCCGAGGCCATTCGAAAGCGTGAGGGCAAAGTAGAGGATTGGGACGAAGAAAAAGGGGAAGGTATTGTCATTGTCGACGGCGAGCGCTGGCGCGCGCGTTCAAAGACCCCTTTCAAGCCGGGCGATATCATTAAAGTTGTTGAGGTAAACGGGCTGGTATTAGATGTAAAGTCAGCCCAGGGCGACCCAGGTCTATCCCGGTTTATGCCAGGCCGTGGCAAACCACAGGGCGCGTGA
- a CDS encoding sulfurtransferase TusA family protein — translation MADTPVLDTTGLRCPLPVIKTEAAMRRLSSGQQLEVIADDPLAAIDIPHFCREAGHDVQELKNENGKCVFLVTAGGKIGSSL, via the coding sequence ATGGCTGATACCCCCGTTCTGGATACAACCGGGTTGCGCTGCCCCCTGCCCGTTATCAAAACCGAGGCCGCCATGCGGCGTCTTTCCTCCGGTCAGCAACTTGAAGTGATCGCTGACGACCCTCTGGCAGCCATAGATATACCGCATTTCTGCCGCGAGGCTGGTCATGACGTGCAAGAGCTGAAAAACGAGAACGGCAAATGCGTCTTTCTGGTCACAGCAGGCGGGAAAATCGGGTCAAGCCTTTGA
- a CDS encoding fatty acid desaturase, which translates to MPETTPSTENRITRASDWMPVLARYREPGLGRSLFELAVTFIPFVLLWAMAVWSLQVGYWLTLLVALPTAGFLVRLFIIQHDCGHGAYFRQKWLNGWVGRCIGVLTATPYFVWHRAHAQHHAAAGNLDNRGIGAVHTLTVEEYQAKSWSGRLSYRVFRSPLVLFGIGPAYVFLLQNRLPLEFLNGGWRYWVSAMGTNLMMLLVASGVIWLIGWQAFLAVFLPVMLFAASIGVWLFYVQHQFEDTHWSRHEDWQIHHAALHGSSHYDLPQPLQWITGNIGIHHVHHLNARIPFYRLPKVLKDHPALASIKRLTLWQSLKSINLHLWCETRQRLVSFREAKLAAA; encoded by the coding sequence ATGCCCGAAACAACCCCGTCAACAGAGAACAGGATCACCCGCGCCAGTGACTGGATGCCTGTGCTGGCACGATATCGTGAGCCAGGGCTTGGCCGCAGCCTGTTTGAGCTGGCGGTCACTTTCATCCCCTTTGTGCTGCTCTGGGCCATGGCGGTCTGGTCGCTGCAGGTTGGCTACTGGCTGACGCTGCTGGTGGCGCTGCCGACGGCGGGCTTTCTCGTGCGCCTGTTCATTATCCAGCATGATTGCGGGCATGGCGCGTATTTCCGGCAGAAATGGCTGAACGGCTGGGTCGGGCGCTGTATCGGGGTGTTGACGGCAACGCCTTATTTCGTCTGGCACCGTGCCCACGCGCAGCATCATGCGGCTGCCGGCAATCTCGATAATCGGGGCATCGGCGCCGTGCACACCCTGACGGTTGAGGAATATCAGGCGAAATCCTGGTCGGGTCGCCTGAGCTATCGCGTCTTCCGCAGTCCGCTTGTGTTGTTTGGCATTGGCCCTGCCTATGTGTTTTTACTGCAGAACCGGCTGCCACTGGAGTTCCTGAATGGCGGCTGGCGCTATTGGGTGAGTGCCATGGGCACCAATCTGATGATGCTGCTGGTCGCAAGCGGTGTCATCTGGCTGATTGGCTGGCAGGCGTTTCTCGCCGTATTCCTGCCGGTCATGCTGTTTGCTGCATCAATCGGGGTCTGGCTGTTTTATGTGCAGCATCAGTTTGAAGACACCCACTGGTCACGCCATGAGGACTGGCAGATTCATCATGCTGCGCTGCATGGCTCGTCACATTATGATCTGCCGCAGCCGCTGCAATGGATCACCGGCAATATCGGCATTCATCATGTGCATCACCTGAATGCGCGTATCCCGTTTTACCGCTTGCCGAAAGTGCTGAAGGATCATCCGGCGCTTGCCTCCATCAAGCGGCTGACCCTGTGGCAGAGCCTGAAATCCATCAATTTGCATTTATGGTGTGAAACCCGTCAGCGTCTGGTCAGCTTCCGCGAGGCGAAGCTGGCGGCGGCCTGA
- a CDS encoding protein adenylyltransferase SelO → MTHDSRPSIYTPVTAHPDLGSGFYDVVTAADFPGATLRFRNNRAAASVGLDALSDEAWIAHFARFQPLPDNLPQPLALRYHGQQFRSYNPDLGDGRGFLFAQMRDGQGRLLDLGTKGSGQTPYSRRGDGRLTLKGGVREILATEMLEALGVETSRTFSLIETGEALERGDEPSPTRSAVMVRLNHSHIRFGTFQYLAYHDRQDDIVRLIDHCIAHYFPALSNLEGDDRLVGFFEAVVRRTATLVSQWMAAGFVHGVLNTDNMNITGESFDYGPWRFLPSVQPGFTAAYFDHSGLYAYARQPEAVGWNIAQLGGTLTKLVPEERLNAALQLYPVVYEQAMADSFSRRLGVAGLDSEFVGLLLRWMNETSIPFEQLFFDWFGGVASVARAAKSPVADLYTRDNWRALEESLLAAEPVRPERLQHDYFSNRRPCSMLIEEVEDIWAPIAERDDWSAFEQKLVAIGQARAAYGLSAN, encoded by the coding sequence ATGACTCATGACAGCCGCCCCAGCATCTATACACCTGTGACTGCGCATCCTGATCTTGGGTCAGGCTTTTATGATGTGGTCACCGCTGCAGATTTCCCCGGTGCAACGCTGCGCTTCCGGAACAATCGGGCAGCCGCCAGTGTCGGCCTCGATGCTCTGAGTGACGAAGCATGGATTGCGCATTTCGCCCGGTTCCAGCCCTTGCCGGATAATCTGCCGCAGCCATTGGCCCTGCGCTATCACGGTCAGCAGTTCCGCAGTTACAATCCGGATCTGGGCGATGGGCGCGGCTTTTTGTTTGCACAAATGCGGGACGGGCAGGGGCGGCTGCTGGATCTTGGCACCAAGGGCTCGGGCCAGACGCCTTATTCCCGGCGCGGCGACGGGCGGTTGACCCTGAAAGGGGGCGTGCGCGAAATTCTGGCGACCGAAATGTTGGAGGCGTTGGGCGTTGAAACGTCCAGAACCTTCTCCCTGATCGAGACGGGCGAAGCGCTTGAGCGCGGCGATGAACCAAGCCCGACACGCTCTGCCGTCATGGTGCGGCTCAACCATTCGCATATTCGCTTCGGCACGTTCCAGTATCTCGCCTATCACGACCGGCAGGATGATATTGTCCGCCTGATTGATCACTGCATCGCACATTATTTCCCGGCGCTGAGCAACCTTGAAGGGGATGACCGCCTGGTCGGGTTCTTCGAGGCGGTGGTCCGCCGCACAGCCACGTTGGTGTCGCAATGGATGGCTGCCGGTTTCGTGCATGGTGTGTTGAACACGGACAATATGAACATTACCGGGGAGAGTTTTGACTATGGCCCGTGGCGCTTCCTTCCCTCCGTGCAGCCGGGCTTCACCGCCGCCTATTTTGACCACTCCGGCCTGTATGCCTATGCCCGCCAGCCGGAAGCGGTGGGCTGGAACATCGCCCAACTGGGCGGGACACTGACCAAACTTGTGCCGGAAGAGCGCCTGAATGCGGCTTTGCAACTCTATCCGGTTGTGTATGAACAGGCCATGGCAGACAGCTTCTCACGGCGGCTGGGTGTCGCCGGTCTCGACAGTGAGTTTGTCGGCCTGCTGTTGCGCTGGATGAACGAGACGAGCATCCCGTTCGAGCAACTGTTCTTCGACTGGTTTGGCGGTGTGGCATCTGTCGCGCGTGCGGCAAAAAGTCCGGTGGCGGATTTATATACCCGCGACAACTGGCGCGCGCTGGAGGAAAGCCTACTCGCCGCAGAGCCGGTCCGGCCCGAGCGGTTACAACACGACTATTTCAGCAATCGCCGCCCGTGCAGTATGCTGATTGAAGAAGTGGAAGACATCTGGGCGCCCATCGCAGAGCGCGATGACTGGTCCGCCTTTGAGCAGAAGTTGGTGGCGATAGGGCAGGCGCGGGCAGCATACGGATTAAGCGCAAATTAA
- a CDS encoding peptidoglycan-binding protein, which yields MTLKRTTNRKVLWRHGAVAAFAATLGMMMTAPAHADYEDGLQAYKNGEFTKAQDLWVRFGSAGDIRSKLALANIYSGFTPGKANCTEFGSARLPEDDEEELKTRLRARTNDLNDTGVIVDPDEISIKPDAEKALAWYILTGYHDFYSYSQNPTTEEYEAKIVAQQCIISLQRIMRDDEVVRAQDTVEKVLAGGTDYDLFRLAMMYRAGAGLPKDNIRALQYLIVADNNARFGSSVGNSERRMLEATMPELDQKLASDLAANWQPPLPTAFEGKTPRELELARLEEEIRARELRLELASLEGEFDENEDLLQSALAALGFYGGKIDGSVGPETRNAMRAFQYAVAREDMNITPEEARDKVTGYLSNEQKVELIERAARREHPQSMYVYGIMHARGIGIPIDGAEAVRWWEKSAGNGYALSHFALGRAYQEGIAGKNPVAQNLTQSTFYYGQAAALGYAPAATELRQLRYDFNAADNTTGSQR from the coding sequence ATGACACTCAAACGCACGACAAATCGCAAGGTTCTCTGGCGGCATGGTGCCGTTGCAGCGTTTGCAGCCACGCTCGGCATGATGATGACCGCCCCGGCGCATGCTGATTACGAAGACGGCTTGCAGGCATACAAGAACGGTGAATTCACCAAGGCACAGGATCTCTGGGTGAGGTTCGGGTCCGCCGGTGATATCCGGTCCAAACTGGCACTGGCGAATATCTACTCCGGTTTTACCCCCGGCAAAGCCAACTGCACGGAATTTGGCAGCGCACGCCTGCCGGAAGATGACGAGGAAGAGCTGAAGACACGTCTTCGCGCCCGCACCAACGATTTGAACGACACAGGCGTCATCGTTGACCCTGATGAGATCAGCATCAAGCCTGACGCCGAGAAGGCGCTCGCCTGGTACATTCTCACCGGATATCATGATTTCTATTCCTATAGTCAGAACCCGACAACCGAGGAATATGAAGCCAAGATTGTCGCACAGCAATGCATTATCAGCCTGCAACGAATCATGCGCGACGACGAAGTGGTCCGGGCGCAGGACACTGTTGAGAAAGTGCTTGCGGGCGGCACCGATTATGACCTGTTCCGCCTTGCGATGATGTATCGCGCCGGGGCGGGCCTGCCCAAGGATAATATCCGCGCCCTGCAATATCTCATTGTCGCGGACAACAACGCCCGTTTTGGCAGTTCCGTCGGTAACTCTGAGCGCCGGATGCTGGAAGCAACCATGCCGGAGCTTGATCAGAAACTGGCCAGTGACCTTGCGGCCAACTGGCAGCCACCATTGCCAACAGCTTTTGAAGGCAAGACACCGCGCGAGTTGGAGCTTGCCCGTCTCGAAGAGGAAATCAGGGCCCGCGAACTGCGCCTTGAGCTTGCGTCTCTTGAGGGTGAATTCGACGAAAATGAAGACCTGCTGCAAAGCGCTCTCGCTGCGCTTGGCTTTTATGGCGGCAAGATTGACGGCAGTGTCGGCCCGGAAACACGCAACGCCATGCGGGCTTTCCAGTATGCTGTTGCCCGTGAGGACATGAACATCACGCCGGAAGAAGCACGGGACAAAGTCACCGGCTATCTCTCCAACGAACAGAAGGTTGAGCTGATTGAGCGGGCCGCCCGACGGGAGCATCCGCAGTCCATGTATGTCTACGGCATCATGCATGCACGGGGCATCGGTATTCCGATTGACGGGGCGGAAGCTGTGCGCTGGTGGGAGAAATCTGCTGGCAATGGCTATGCACTATCGCATTTTGCCCTTGGGCGTGCCTATCAGGAGGGCATTGCAGGCAAGAACCCTGTTGCCCAGAACCTGACACAATCCACTTTCTATTACGGTCAGGCAGCTGCTCTGGGATATGCCCCGGCAGCAACGGAACTGCGGCAACTGCGTTATGATTTCAACGCAGCAGACAACACGACGGGGAGCCAGAGATGA
- a CDS encoding slipin family protein encodes MPIQGYGFLILLVIVVIWSAVKILKEYERAVIFFLGRVHQKAGGPGIVFLIPFLQTMRKVDMRTLVHDVPSQDVISRDNVSVKVNAVIYYRVVDAVRAVIQVENYIAATSQLAQTTLRSVLGKHELDEMLQERDKLNKDIQEILDAQTEAWGIKVANVEIKHVDVDQSMIRAIAKQAEAERERRSKVILAEGEFQAAAKLSEAAEVLSRQDGAMQLRYLNTLQEIANEKSNTIVFPFGTEDVKKLIKAD; translated from the coding sequence ATGCCTATACAAGGATACGGTTTTCTAATTCTGCTTGTGATTGTCGTCATTTGGTCGGCAGTCAAAATTCTCAAAGAATATGAGCGTGCAGTTATATTCTTTCTTGGACGTGTACATCAAAAAGCCGGTGGCCCGGGTATCGTGTTTCTGATCCCATTTCTCCAAACCATGCGCAAGGTGGACATGCGTACCCTCGTGCATGACGTGCCAAGCCAGGACGTAATTTCTCGCGATAACGTCTCGGTCAAGGTCAATGCCGTGATCTATTACCGTGTCGTCGACGCCGTTCGGGCAGTGATTCAGGTTGAAAACTACATCGCAGCCACCTCTCAACTCGCCCAGACGACCCTGCGCTCTGTGCTCGGTAAACATGAGCTCGACGAAATGCTGCAGGAGCGCGACAAGCTCAACAAAGACATTCAGGAAATTCTCGATGCCCAGACCGAAGCCTGGGGCATCAAGGTCGCCAATGTGGAGATTAAGCATGTGGATGTGGATCAGTCCATGATCCGGGCCATCGCCAAACAGGCGGAAGCCGAGCGGGAACGTCGCTCCAAGGTTATTCTGGCAGAAGGCGAATTCCAGGCGGCCGCGAAATTGTCAGAGGCGGCGGAAGTTCTCAGCAGACAGGATGGGGCCATGCAGTTGCGCTATCTGAACACCCTGCAGGAAATCGCCAACGAGAAGTCCAACACGATCGTCTTCCCGTTTGGCACCGAGGATGTAAAAAAACTGATCAAAGCCGACTGA
- a CDS encoding TonB-dependent siderophore receptor, whose protein sequence is MKKINWLKSSSMAAVAVALAVPATGFTAANAQEDEIVVTGSFLKRQSQADLPSPIQTVGSEQIDAVGAKNIADLTQTLTINTGAQNNPDAFTQNSTTGTSSINLRGLGLSSTLVLLNGKRQVLTATTTNDGLQFVDTSSLVPLIAVDRLDILKDGASATYGSDAVAGVANFITYNSYEGVRLNGQYQTIAGTGDSDEYLMQGLFGKNFERGNVMAAISYLERTPLTTADRRLSRPQDDTSALGNPGAYFILDGPFAAPFAGLPIIDPTGCEEVGGDRQVLSPNAGGSGLDVGFCGFDFGDFFNLVAEEERLTGYVQGDFELTDTISLRLEGTYADNEAVRGNSPTFPFLQTAVVPTSHPNNPFGANVAFFGRAIGNGGNVSPNEITSETTRLSATLDGSYGDSGSWELSYTYGKNDYVVATEDTITNRFQCSLTGFTVNASTGGACDATTLQTAADGSTIPVGQIFNPFATSFSSSPNSDAVLDFIIGTQVRTLESDLQVFEGIITQDLWETDNGPIGIALGAQYREQTLSADFDDISLNDNFGFIIGEQPYDGEQEVYALFGEMGIPLSPIADLQLAIRYEDYGGSIGETIDPKIALLLRPTDTLSLRGSYSTSFRAPSVFQQEGQGTSLNQVNDPVTGGTAFAAVRTQGNPDLDPEESETFNFGASWEPKPGLTIDVDYFSFEFTDVIIPENFQAIVNADPNGPQVVRSSAGTILQINSNYVNASSVETSGVDFKVEKEIDTDNAGTFVPFIEGTYILEYDLEDPLAGSVDGAGSRNFNNFGTSTPELRFNTGVGWQNGAHSANVFVRHIDSYDDDQNGGREVDAHTTLDWQYNLRVSDYLDTEAGMTFTLGMVNALDEDPPQVFTNGGFDSKVHDPRGQLTYIGLDLEF, encoded by the coding sequence ATGAAGAAAATCAACTGGCTGAAAAGCTCGTCCATGGCTGCTGTCGCTGTTGCGCTGGCTGTTCCGGCTACAGGATTTACCGCTGCCAATGCGCAGGAAGATGAAATCGTCGTTACCGGTTCATTCCTCAAGCGCCAGTCACAGGCTGACCTGCCTTCCCCGATCCAGACAGTTGGTTCAGAACAGATTGACGCTGTGGGCGCGAAAAACATCGCAGACCTCACACAGACCCTGACCATTAACACAGGCGCGCAAAACAACCCGGATGCCTTCACGCAGAACTCCACGACTGGTACCTCCAGTATCAACCTGCGCGGCCTTGGCCTTTCTTCAACGCTTGTTCTGCTGAACGGCAAGCGCCAGGTTCTGACTGCGACAACAACAAATGACGGTCTGCAGTTTGTTGACACCAGCTCCCTGGTGCCGCTGATCGCTGTTGATCGCCTTGACATCCTGAAAGATGGCGCGTCCGCAACATACGGCTCTGACGCTGTTGCTGGTGTGGCCAACTTCATCACCTATAACAGCTATGAAGGTGTGCGCCTGAACGGCCAGTATCAGACAATCGCCGGCACAGGCGACTCTGACGAGTATCTGATGCAGGGCCTGTTCGGTAAGAATTTCGAACGTGGCAACGTCATGGCGGCCATCAGCTATCTTGAACGCACACCGCTGACGACAGCCGACAGACGCCTCAGCCGTCCGCAGGATGATACATCAGCGCTTGGCAATCCCGGTGCGTACTTCATTCTGGATGGACCGTTTGCCGCCCCGTTTGCCGGCCTGCCAATCATTGACCCGACAGGATGCGAGGAAGTTGGTGGTGACCGACAGGTTCTTTCACCAAACGCCGGCGGCAGTGGCCTTGATGTTGGTTTCTGTGGCTTCGACTTTGGTGACTTCTTTAATCTCGTGGCAGAAGAAGAGCGCCTTACAGGTTATGTACAGGGCGACTTTGAACTGACCGATACGATCAGCCTCCGTCTTGAAGGCACATATGCCGACAACGAAGCGGTACGTGGCAACTCACCAACCTTCCCGTTCCTGCAGACAGCAGTCGTACCAACATCGCATCCGAACAATCCGTTCGGCGCTAATGTTGCCTTCTTCGGTCGCGCAATCGGTAACGGCGGCAACGTATCACCGAATGAAATAACCTCAGAAACTACACGCCTTTCTGCAACGCTTGATGGCAGTTATGGTGACTCCGGTTCCTGGGAACTATCCTATACCTATGGCAAGAACGATTATGTAGTTGCAACTGAAGACACGATCACTAATCGTTTCCAATGTTCGCTAACCGGCTTTACCGTGAATGCGTCTACAGGTGGTGCCTGTGATGCCACAACACTGCAAACAGCTGCCGATGGTTCAACTATTCCAGTTGGCCAGATCTTTAACCCGTTTGCGACATCATTCTCGTCATCACCAAACAGCGATGCAGTACTGGATTTCATCATCGGCACGCAGGTTCGTACACTTGAGTCCGATCTTCAGGTCTTTGAAGGCATTATCACGCAAGACCTTTGGGAAACTGATAATGGCCCAATCGGAATTGCTTTGGGCGCGCAATATCGCGAGCAAACTTTGTCAGCAGATTTCGATGATATTTCATTGAACGACAACTTTGGCTTTATCATCGGTGAGCAACCATACGATGGTGAGCAGGAAGTCTACGCGCTCTTCGGTGAGATGGGCATTCCACTCTCTCCAATCGCTGACCTCCAACTTGCTATTCGATATGAAGACTATGGTGGGTCTATCGGCGAAACAATTGATCCAAAAATTGCTCTTCTGCTTCGCCCAACCGATACTTTGTCACTGCGCGGCTCCTATTCGACTTCCTTCCGTGCCCCTTCCGTCTTCCAGCAAGAAGGTCAGGGCACCAGCCTCAACCAGGTCAATGACCCTGTGACAGGCGGTACTGCTTTCGCGGCGGTGCGGACACAGGGTAATCCTGATCTGGACCCGGAAGAATCTGAAACATTCAACTTCGGGGCCAGCTGGGAACCAAAACCGGGCTTGACCATTGACGTTGACTATTTCAGCTTCGAGTTTACGGATGTGATCATCCCTGAAAACTTCCAGGCTATTGTCAACGCTGACCCGAACGGGCCTCAGGTGGTTCGCTCATCTGCCGGCACAATTCTTCAGATCAACTCAAACTATGTTAACGCCAGTTCTGTTGAAACCAGCGGCGTTGACTTCAAAGTTGAGAAAGAAATCGACACGGATAATGCAGGCACATTCGTACCATTCATCGAAGGTACTTATATTCTCGAGTATGATCTGGAAGATCCGCTGGCTGGTTCCGTAGACGGAGCAGGTAGCCGGAACTTCAACAACTTCGGCACATCAACACCTGAGCTTCGCTTCAATACCGGTGTTGGTTGGCAGAATGGGGCGCACTCCGCTAATGTCTTTGTCCGTCATATCGACAGCTATGATGACGACCAGAATGGCGGCCGTGAAGTCGACGCACACACAACGCTGGACTGGCAGTATAATCTGCGTGTGTCAGACTATCTAGATACAGAGGCGGGCATGACCTTCACACTGGGTATGGTCAACGCGCTCGATGAGGACCCACCACAGGTCTTCACCAATGGTGGCTTTGACTCCAAGGTCCATGATCCACGCGGCCAGCTGACATATATCGGCCTGGACCTCGAATTCTAG
- a CDS encoding YaiI/YqxD family protein, with translation MRILVDADACPVKEEIYKVAFRHKVPVAIVANSYMRLPQHPLIERVVVSDGFDAADDYVAEAANSASVVITADILLADRCLKADAVVINPNGKPFTEDMIGSAIATRAIMADLRAGGDQIGGAAPFSKADRSRFLSALDAALVKLKRS, from the coding sequence ATGCGTATCCTGGTCGATGCCGACGCCTGCCCCGTGAAGGAAGAAATTTACAAAGTGGCCTTCCGCCATAAGGTGCCGGTGGCAATCGTTGCCAATAGCTATATGCGCCTGCCGCAGCACCCGTTGATAGAGCGCGTTGTCGTATCCGACGGATTCGATGCGGCAGATGACTATGTGGCGGAAGCAGCAAACAGCGCCAGCGTCGTCATCACCGCAGACATCCTGCTGGCAGATCGCTGCCTCAAAGCCGACGCTGTTGTCATCAACCCGAATGGCAAACCGTTCACGGAGGATATGATCGGAAGCGCCATCGCGACCCGCGCGATCATGGCAGACCTGCGAGCCGGCGGCGACCAGATCGGTGGCGCAGCCCCGTTCAGCAAGGCAGACCGCTCAAGGTTTCTCTCTGCCCTCGACGCCGCCCTGGTAAAGCTGAAACGCTCTTAG
- a CDS encoding IS5 family transposase, protein MSWNETTRTYYDRSFLRYASDLTDDEWALIEPEIPLPNRMGRPRKWPMREIMNALLYIASTGCQWRMLPRDFPPFSTVQKYFYWWRDDRLLEKINHRLLFECREAHGRSPHPSAGVIDSQSVKTTESGGITGFDAGKNIKGRKRHILTDTEGFLVTALVHAADVQDRDGAPAVLMEARDKFPWLRHIFADGGYAGDKLKRKLKKVGPFRMEIIKRSDKMKGFKVLPRRWVVERTFAWLERSRRLAKDWERCWTSAIAWLFMAHIRIATRRLARACFI, encoded by the coding sequence ATGAGTTGGAATGAAACCACCCGCACATATTATGACCGCAGTTTCCTGCGCTATGCAAGTGATCTGACGGACGACGAATGGGCTTTGATTGAACCTGAAATACCTCTTCCAAATCGGATGGGGCGTCCTCGCAAGTGGCCGATGCGGGAGATCATGAACGCCTTGTTGTATATCGCGTCTACTGGCTGCCAATGGCGCATGTTACCAAGGGATTTCCCGCCTTTTTCGACGGTTCAGAAATATTTTTATTGGTGGCGTGATGACAGATTGCTGGAAAAGATCAATCACCGCCTGCTGTTTGAATGCCGCGAAGCACACGGCAGAAGCCCACACCCCAGCGCAGGTGTGATCGATAGCCAGTCGGTTAAAACCACAGAAAGTGGCGGTATTACTGGCTTTGACGCGGGCAAAAATATAAAAGGCCGCAAGCGGCATATTCTGACGGATACGGAAGGCTTTCTGGTGACAGCACTTGTGCATGCCGCGGATGTACAGGATCGCGACGGCGCACCAGCGGTGTTGATGGAAGCGCGAGACAAATTTCCATGGCTTCGCCATATCTTTGCCGATGGTGGCTATGCGGGAGATAAGCTAAAGCGCAAACTTAAAAAAGTCGGTCCATTCCGGATGGAAATCATCAAGCGATCCGATAAAATGAAAGGCTTTAAAGTCCTGCCCCGGCGATGGGTCGTAGAACGCACATTCGCATGGTTAGAGCGATCACGCCGTCTCGCCAAGGATTGGGAACGATGCTGGACCTCAGCTATCGCATGGCTATTCATGGCTCACATCCGTATCGCAACAAGACGACTGGCAAGAGCATGTTTCATATGA